The Maylandia zebra isolate NMK-2024a linkage group LG4, Mzebra_GT3a, whole genome shotgun sequence genome includes a window with the following:
- the utp18 gene encoding U3 small nucleolar RNA-associated protein 18 homolog: MEDMSFIKLPADEGKQPAKKRAKLPQSSLVEEEEERQRNVKNLAVLGEKNSSVKLLEELVFGAEEELLERLVEEDEDQTGLLLLEDKDEEEAKESEDEGGMRQEPQAWKKAAWVDEDDELEEEVDMKHRFRRNLMKGEAESTMTKQKLQQRMREQFQKAMGGTPSWAESSDQKRRRRRRAEEDEDEEDDLLRRTGNFVASSDSLPSGILRVKKCLHANSTRPSEDRLTTVQFHPSAQVVMTAGLDQSVSLFQVDGKTNPKIQSIHLERFPVHKAQFSVDGEMVIATSLKNKMFYLYDMMEGRVSPVHTVRGLNEARVKEFSVCPEGGALLLTGTNGYLHVLTLKTKEVVRSMKINGDVSGVAFSPDGSKVFANSEDGEVYVWDMRSSRCVNRFTDDGCVRGTSIATSQNGQYLACGSQSGVVNVYSQEACLNSANPKPLKAVMNLLTSATALTFNPTSEILAIASRAEDEAVRLVHLPSLTVFSNFPVAKRKIVYRASCLDFSPHSGFFSLANNKGHAPLYRLLHYKEF; encoded by the exons ATGGAGGACATGAGCTTCATTAAGCTGCCGGCCGATGAGGGCAAACAGCCGGCCAAGAAGAGGGCGAAACTCCCGCAGTCTAGCCTggtggaagaagaggaggagcggCAGAGGAACGTAAAGAACCTGGCGGTGCTGGGGGAGAAGAACAGCTCGGTGAAGCTGCTGGAGGAGCTGGTGTTCGGGGCCGAGGAGGAGCTGCTGGAGAGACTCGTGGAG GAGGACGAGGACCAAACCGGACTcctgctgctggaggacaaagaTGAAGAGGAGGCAAAGGAGTCTGAGGATGAGGGCGGAATGCGGCAGGAGCCGCAGGCTTGGAAGAAAGCGGCGTGGGTGGACGAGGATGACGAGCTGGAGGAAGA GGTGGACATGAAGCACCGTTTCCGTAGAAACCTGATGAAAGGCGAGGCAGAGTCCACCATGACCAAACAGAAACTGCAGCAGAGGATGAGGGAGCA GTTCCAGAAGGCGATGGGAGGAACGCCATCATGGGCGGAGAGCAGCGaccagaagaggaggaggaggaggagag CtgaggaggatgaagatgaggaggatGACCTACTGAGGAGGACGGGAAACTTTGTGGCGTCCTCGGACAGCCTGCCCAGCGGCATCCTGAGG GTGAAGAAGTGTCTCCACGCCAACAGCACCCGTCCGTCTGAGGACAGGCTGACCACTGTCCAGTTCCACCCCAGCGCTCAAGTCGTCATGACGGCCGGCCTCGACCAGTCCGTCTCCCTGTTCCAG GTGGACGGGAAGACGAACCCGAAGATCCAGAGCATCCACCTGGAGCGCTTCCCCGTCCACAAGGCGCAGTTCAGCGTGGACGGGGAGATGGTGATCGCCACCAGCCTCAAGAACAAGATGTTCTACCTGTACGACATGATGGAGGGCCGGGTCTCACCTGTGCACACCGTCAGAG GTCTGAATGAAGCTCGAGTGAAGGAGTTCTCCGTGTGTCCTGAAGGAGGCGCTCTGCTGCTCACAGGCACCAACGGATACCTGCACGTCCTCACCCTCAAG acaaaGGAGGTGGTTCGCAGTATGAAGATAAACGGTGATGTCAGCGGCGTCGCGTTCtctcctgatggcagcaaagtctTTGCAAACTCAG agGATGGGGAGGTGTATGTGTGGGACATGCGCAGCAGTCGGTGTGTGAACAGGTTTACGGACGACGGCTGCGTGAGGGGAACTTCCATCGCCACGTCTCAAAACGGGCAGTACCTGGCCTGTGG ctctcAGTCCGGTGTGGTCAACGTCTACTCTCAGGAGGCGTGTCTTAATTCAGCCAATCCGAAGCCTCTGAAGGCAGTGATGAACCTGCTGACCTCAGCAACCGCCCTGACCTTTAACCCCACATCGGAGATCCTGGCCATTGCGTCCCGCGCAGAGGACGAGGCTGTGCGGCTG GTGCACCTGCCCAGCCTCACCGTCTTCTCCAACTTCCCCGTTGCCAAGAGGAAGATCGTTTATCGAGCCAGCTGCCTCGACTTCTCCCCGCACAGCGGCTTCTTCTCACTGGCTAACAACAAAGGCCACGCCCCCCTCTACAG GTTGCTGCATTACAAAGAGTTCTGA
- the btr30 gene encoding bloodthirsty-related gene family, member 30 yields the protein MAESTELFTEQELTCSICLDLFTDPVSTPCGHNFCQACIGGYWASSAVSTCPLCKHQFEGRPQLSINKVFAQIAEKYKQTHYAPLPSPFGNGAPGAAMAGAMNTNPFLTPEPSVAQANGDVVWCDVCTGIKQPAVSSCLTCTASYCTEHVQPHHTTPFYAKHPLMDPQEALRGRTCSVHRRLMEVYCRTCESCICAICVLEEHRMHKTVSVQTERLSKQKQVSRTEQEILNRIKEKEIRVTELKKKLDSLQSHADRERGEVEHLLNDLSGSLDQIRSHVVGGIVTQLDAVMTKGDGMVNRLEEELSQLTERRAALEAQATSQDHIAFLKTYEATTAPLAEDLQAQADDDSQLVLHFHLGEVKLALSEVKEKMEEIRTGEIRSRGLRGPRGSRADSFSAGDMMAAESMLSLRASTASLRKSQWSLKDLKKSKQVSGYKKARLYMEDVTLNPVTAYPFLILSEDRKQVKRGEKLQFYRNSPHRFDVWSCVLAKEGFSSGRHYWEVCVGENKDWKLGVVSESAQRKGLFDMCPSHGYYAIWWSSSQLRALTTPPLTKVKGHHPKLRQVGVFLDMEEGQVSLYNVKSGSEIYSFHTSTEFTERMFPLLGTGDKEVPLILLTTLQHPA from the exons ATGGCGGAGTCGACGGAGCTGTTCACAGAGCAGGAGCTCACCTGCTCCATCTGCCTCGACCTGTTCACCGACCCAGTCTCCACCCCCTGCGGACATAACTTCTGCCAG GCGTGTATCGGTGGTTACTGGGCGTCCAGTGCCGTGTCCACCTGTccactgtgcaaacatcagtttGAAGGACGTCCTCAGCTCAGCATCAACAAAGTCTTCGCTCAGATCGCAGAAAAGTACAAACAGACTCACTATGCACCGTTACCGTCGCCCTTCGGTAATGGGGCGCCCGGCGCCGCGATGGCAGGCGCCATGAACACCAACCCCTTCCTGACGCCTGAGCCATCAGTAGCTCAGGCGAACGGGGACGTAGTGTGGTGCGACGTTTGTACGGGAATCAAACAGCCCGCCGTCAGCTCCTGTCTCACCTGCACCGCCTCCTACTGCACTGAGCACGTGCAGCCACATCACACCACGCCATTCTACGCCAAACACCCCCTGATGGACCCCCAGGAGGCCCTGAGGGGCCGCACCTGCTCCGTCCACCGGCGCCTGATGGag gtgtacTGCAGGACGTGTGAGAGCTGCATCTGTGCCATCTGTGTGCTGGAGGAACATCGGATGCATAAAACTGTCTCCGTGCAAACTGAGAGGCTCAGCAAGCAG AAACAGGTGTCCAGGACGGAGCAGGAGATCCTGAACCGGATCAAGGAGAAGGAGATCCGTGTGACGGAGCTGAAGAAGAAGCTGGACAGCCTGCAG AGCCATGCTGACAGAGAGCGCGGCGAGGTTGAACACCTGCTGAACGACCTGTCCGGCTCGTTGGACCAGATCCGGTCTCATGTGGTGGGCGGGATCGTGACCCAGCTGGATGCTGTGATGACAAAGGGGGACGGGATGGTGAACCGCCTGGAGGAGGAGCTTAGCCAGCTGACAGAGAGGAGAGCCGCGCTGGAGGCGCAGGCTACCAGTCAAGATCACATCGCCTTCCTGAAG aCATACGAGGCGACCACGGCTCCTCTGGCCGAGGATCTGCAGGCCCAGGCGGATGACGACTCGCAGCTGGTGCTCCACTTCCATCTGGGCGAGGTGAAGCTCGCTTTGTCCGAGGTCAAGGAAAAGATGGAGGAGATCCGGACCGGGGAGATCCGCTCGCGAGGACTGCGAGGACCCCGAGGATCCCGAGCGGACTCCT TTTCAGCCGGTGACATGATGGCGGCCGAGAGCATGCTCAGTCTGAGAGCCAGCACGGCCAGTCTCAGGAAGAGCCAGTGGTCCCTGAAAg ACCTAAAGAAGAGCAAGCAGGTGTCAG GATACAAGAAGGCCCGACTCTACATGG AGGACGTGACGCTGAACCCGGTGACGGCGTATCCCTTCCTGATCCTGTCCGAGGACCGTAAGCAGGTGAagagaggagagaagctgcagttcTACAGAAACAGCCCGCACAGGTTCGACGTCTGGTCCTGCGTCCTCGCCAAGGAGGGATTCAGCTCCGGGCGCCACTACTGGGAG GTGTGCGTCGGGGAGAATAAAGACTGGAAGCTGGGCGTGGTCAGCGAGTCGGCTCAGAGGAAGGGTCTGTTCGATATGTGCCCGTCTCACGGATACTACGCCATCTGGTGGAGCAGCAGCCAGCTGAGGGCGCTCACCACGCCGCCGCTCACCAAG gtcaaaggtcaccacCCCAAGCTGCGACAGGTGGGCGTGTTCCTGGACATGGAGGAGGGTCAGGTGTCCCTTTACAATGTGAAGTCGGGCTCAGAGATCTACAGCTTCCACACATCCACTGAGTTCACCGAGAGGATGTTTCCTCTGCTGGGGACCGGAGACAAAGAAGTCCCCCTGATCCTCCTCACCACGCTGCAGCACCCGGCCTGA